The proteins below are encoded in one region of Clostridium fermenticellae:
- the spoIIIAC gene encoding stage III sporulation protein AC, protein MLDVSLIFKIAGIGIIVMLIDKVLESSGKGDYAVVANLAGILIVLTMVISLINRLFTAVRTMFQL, encoded by the coding sequence ATGCTTGATGTGAGCTTGATATTTAAAATAGCTGGTATTGGCATAATTGTAATGCTTATAGATAAGGTATTAGAATCAAGTGGAAAAGGAGATTATGCAGTAGTAGCAAACTTAGCAGGAATTCTCATAGTACTTACAATGGTTATTAGCCTCATAAATAGGTTATTCACTGCTGTCAGGACAATGTTTCAACTTTAG
- the spoIIIAA gene encoding stage III sporulation protein AA — protein MDTKEIINILPQGINNVLKSVLDNDKLQEIRMRMDKPLIIEIGNDEFIYDYVVKKEDMKIVIQRISNYSIYAFEEEIKKGYITIRGGHRIGICGRCIIEKNEVKTIKNIGSINIRICHEVSGCSNKIMKFIVSKGEILNSIIISPPKCGKTTLIRDITKNVSNGFNNLSLSGKKVCVIDERSEIAGCYNGVPQLDVGVRTDILDSCPKSDGIIMAIRSMSPDLVVCDEIGTYKEMDSIVTALNSGISLIVTIHGYGVEDLYKRPVFKEIIDNNVFKRCIVLSTQNGAGTIEYVYDFNSKTMMWRR, from the coding sequence ATAGATACTAAAGAAATTATAAATATATTGCCACAAGGCATAAATAATGTACTAAAAAGTGTTTTGGATAATGATAAACTGCAGGAAATAAGAATGAGAATGGACAAACCTCTGATAATTGAAATTGGGAATGATGAATTTATATATGATTATGTTGTAAAAAAAGAAGACATGAAAATTGTTATACAGAGGATAAGCAACTATTCTATATATGCATTTGAGGAAGAAATAAAGAAGGGATATATAACTATAAGAGGAGGACATAGAATAGGAATTTGTGGAAGATGTATCATAGAAAAAAATGAAGTTAAGACTATAAAAAATATAGGATCTATAAATATTAGGATTTGTCATGAGGTATCTGGTTGCTCAAATAAAATTATGAAATTTATAGTATCTAAAGGTGAAATTTTAAATAGCATAATAATTTCACCACCCAAATGTGGAAAAACAACTTTAATAAGAGATATAACTAAAAATGTTTCAAATGGATTTAATAATTTAAGCCTATCAGGTAAAAAAGTCTGTGTAATTGATGAGAGAAGTGAAATAGCTGGATGTTACAATGGAGTTCCACAGCTGGATGTTGGAGTGAGAACAGATATTCTGGATAGTTGTCCTAAGAGTGACGGTATAATAATGGCAATAAGAAGTATGTCACCTGATTTGGTTGTGTGTGATGAAATAGGAACATATAAAGAAATGGATAGTATTGTTACTGCACTGAATTCGGGAATTAGTCTGATAGTTACAATACATGGATATGGTGTGGAGGATCTATATAAGAGGCCGGTTTTTAAAGAGATTATAGATAATAATGTATTCAAAAGATGTATAGTTTTAAGTACACAAAATGGAGCTGGTACTATTGAATATGTATATGATTTTAATAGTAAAACTATGATGTGGAGGCGGTAG
- the spoIIIAD gene encoding stage III sporulation protein AD yields MEIIKIVTFAFIALFIVLLFKDRKDDMAVYISIAVGICIFLFMISKITAVLQFIEQLANKANIDFVYLTTVFKILGIAYLASFCSQICKDAGQENIGTKVEFAGKILILTLAIPILMAVLQSILKIM; encoded by the coding sequence ATGGAGATAATAAAAATAGTTACGTTTGCATTTATTGCCTTATTTATAGTTTTACTTTTTAAAGATAGAAAGGATGATATGGCCGTTTATATTAGCATAGCAGTTGGAATTTGTATATTCTTATTTATGATATCTAAAATAACGGCTGTACTTCAATTTATTGAACAATTGGCAAATAAGGCCAATATAGATTTTGTGTATTTGACTACCGTCTTCAAGATACTTGGAATTGCATATTTAGCTTCTTTCTGCAGTCAAATATGTAAAGATGCAGGCCAGGAAAATATAGGCACAAAAGTTGAATTCGCAGGCAAAATACTTATACTTACACTTGCGATTCCTATATTAATGGCTGTTCTTCAATCTATTCTAAAGATAATGTAG
- a CDS encoding CD1247 N-terminal domain-containing protein translates to MSSILSKVSYINGLMDGLQIDKDTKEGKVLVGIVDVLKSMAEEIENISESQKSIEEYMDAVGNNLTYLDDDPYYDDYKLYEDEGDNFVQFKCSNCGDDIYVDKDIIDQREDITCPNCHNKMPLDVDPKKL, encoded by the coding sequence ATGAGTTCAATTTTGTCAAAAGTCTCTTATATAAATGGCCTTATGGATGGATTGCAGATTGATAAAGATACTAAAGAAGGAAAAGTATTAGTTGGAATAGTAGACGTATTGAAGTCTATGGCTGAGGAAATAGAGAATATATCTGAATCACAAAAAAGTATTGAGGAATATATGGATGCGGTGGGTAATAATTTAACTTATTTGGATGATGATCCATACTATGATGATTATAAATTGTATGAAGACGAAGGTGACAATTTTGTACAATTTAAGTGCTCTAATTGTGGTGATGATATATATGTTGATAAAGATATAATAGATCAAAGAGAAGATATAACATGTCCTAATTGCCACAATAAAATGCCTCTTGATGTAGATCCTAAAAAATTATAA
- the spoIIIAB gene encoding stage III sporulation protein SpoIIIAB, protein MIRILGCSMILGASTAIGYMYGENLKKRTRELKEIERCIIQLQNEIVYTHTPLPEAIMTVSKKSFGGVKKIFEDISKLLMLNKVDSVYEAFNKVIDDEKKYLNLKDEDLYILLDMSKTLGESDIQGQKKMFLLTLNNFKSQIEISENLMNSNVKMYRYLGFALGAMTVIVLI, encoded by the coding sequence ATGATCAGGATTTTAGGATGCAGTATGATATTAGGTGCCTCTACGGCAATAGGTTACATGTATGGTGAAAATTTAAAAAAAAGAACCAGGGAATTAAAGGAAATTGAAAGGTGTATTATACAGCTTCAAAATGAAATAGTGTACACACACACACCTCTCCCGGAGGCAATTATGACTGTGTCAAAAAAAAGTTTTGGTGGTGTGAAAAAGATATTTGAAGATATTTCAAAACTTTTGATGCTTAATAAAGTAGATAGTGTATATGAAGCATTTAATAAGGTAATAGATGATGAAAAAAAATATTTAAATCTCAAAGATGAGGATTTATACATACTATTAGATATGTCTAAAACTTTGGGAGAGTCAGATATACAAGGACAGAAAAAAATGTTTTTATTAACTCTTAATAACTTTAAAAGTCAAATAGAAATCTCAGAGAACCTAATGAACAGCAATGTTAAAATGTACAGATATCTTGGGTTTGCACTTGGTGCAATGACAGTTATAGTGCTTATTTGA